The sequence GTCTCAAAGTCTGAGGGCTATATTTTGGAGAAAATAAAGCTATTAATGGCACTTGTTAGCCTTGTTATTTTGCTCATTACTTCAATGTGCGTAAACACAACGCTTAGTGCTATCTTGCTCTCTCGCTCAAAGGAGATCGCACTTCTTAGAGCCATAGGTGCAAGCAAAAAGGATGTACTAAAGCTATTTGGCTTTGAAACATTTGTGACAGCGCTCATCTCAGCATTAGTTGGTGCATTTTTAGGATATTTACTAGCTCAAATTTTAGGTTATGCAATATTTGATTCTAGTATTGATTTTAGAATTTTAAGCATCCCAGTAGCTGTAGTCATTTCGCTCATATTTGCAGCGATTGCAGCGTTTTATCCGATCAAACGGGCACTTAATAACAAAATGGCAGATACATTAAGAGGAGAATGATATGCAAAATGCATTAGAATTAAAAAATATTTGTAAAATTTTTGGCGATGTTAAAGCACTTGATGATATAAATTTTGAGGTTAAAAAAGGTGAGTGGGTCAGCGTCATGGGGCCAAGTGGTAGTGGTAAAAGTACGCTTGTGAATATTCTCTCTCTTATGGATACTCCAAGTAGTGGAATTTATATGCTTGGTGGCGATGATGCGAGCAATCTAAATGCCGATGATACGCTTAAATTTAGACGCGAAAAGATCGGCCTTATCTTTCAACAGTTTCACCTAGTGCCATATCTTAGCGCGCTTGAAAACGTGATGATTGCGCAGTATTATCACAGCTCAGTGGACGAAGAGGACGCTAAAAGAGCTCTTGAGGCGGTTGGTCTCTCTCACAGGCTCACTCATAGACCAAGCCAGCTAAGTGGTGGCGAGCAGCAACGTCTTTGTATCGCGCGTTCACTCATAAACGACCCTGAAATTTTAATAGCAGATGAGCCAACTGGTAACCTTGATGAAGCAAATGAAAGAGTTATACTTGATCTATTTTGCAAGCTAAGAAAAGATGGCAAGACGATACTTCTAGTAACTCACAACCCTGATCTTGGCGAGTATGGCGATAAGATCGTCTATCTAAGACATGGTAAGCTAGAGAAAATTCGCACTATTGAAAACCCAAAGGTGCCAAATGAGATATAAAATTTTATTTTTATGTCTAGTCTCAGCCCTAGTTATGGGCTGCGTCAAGCAGTATGAGAAGCATCACATTACGCTAAATGACTCAAGCGGCATTGATACGCAGTTTTTTCCAACAGAAAAGAGGCTAAAGATAGGCGATAAGCCATATATGCTATTTTTCTTTGGTACGGACTGCGGAGTGTGCAAGGCTGCTATACCTGATCTAAATACACTTGAAAAAGAGTATGGTAAAGAGGTTCAATTCATTGGTGTTTTAGGACCTAGTAAAGGCTTTGATAAAGATATTGAGCTTTTAAAAGAGCACAACATCACCTTTAAAACTACGAGTGACAAGGTTTCAGTTGATTACTTTAGTAAGGCAGTTGGTGGCGTCATGGGCGTGCCAGTTATCTATTTTTTTGATAAGGATGGTAAGATGCGATCAAAATTTATCGGTCTTACACCAAAAAGTGTACTTGAAAGTGCTATAAGATCGCTCTTGTAGGAGTGAATATGAAAAATTTCTTTTTATTTGTCTTAGCGGTATTTTTTGTTGGATGTGCTAGTAGCACTCCAAATATCTCGGTCAAAACGAGTGATCCAATATTTTTTACACTTAATGAAACAAACAAAAGCATCTATGTAAATTTTAAAAATAGCGCGACCGGACAAGATGTAAATGCTGAAATTTTGAGCGAATTTATAAAGGCTGGCTTTAGAAATGAGCCAAATATTAATAATGCCGATTTTATCATACTTGGCGATGTGCAAAGCTTTTCTAGGATAATAAAAAGAGATCCTAGATTTTCAATGGGCATGGGATATGGCTTTGGTAGACCAAGCTTTGGTTTTGGCTACTCGATGTTTTTCCCATTTGGCTATTACGATGATGATGATTTTAGTACGAATAGCTATACTTATCATATGCAAGTAAGCGTGCTAGTGCGTCCAAAAAATGGTGGCGAAAAGGCGACAAATATCTCACTTATGCAAGCTGGCAATGTCTATTCGCCAAGCTACATTTGGCCGTTTTTTAAAGAACGCCTAGCAAAACAGATCGTTAGCTTTTTTTATAATGTCTCGCAAAAATAGGAGAAATTAGTAAATTTAAAAGGATTTAAATGCTAGTTGATGAAAGCTATGAAATTTTATCTTGTGATGATATTGAACTTGGTATAAAAAGAAGCTCTCCTCTCTCCTTTTATTCCTGTTATGACAATGTCAAGGATGCAAAAGCTCTTTTGGTAATTATCCCTGGGCTTGGAGAAGACTCTGACCTTGGATATAGAGCTAATCTTATTCGAACTATGGCAGAGACTTATGATGTTGCATGTATTAGTGTGGATTATCACTGCATAGGCAACCGCCCACAGCTTGGGGCGAAATTTGGACTTGATGATATAGATCGCGAAATCTTAACAAGAGAACTATTAAGCATAGGTATAAATTTACCAATTGATCTAAAAAGTATCGACTGCCACGAGAAGGTTGATTTGCTGCTTAAATTTCTCAGCAAAGAGATTACTATTCGAAAAGAGAGAGGTATTTTACCGGCTGATTTTAGACTAAATGCTAGCATTACGATGGTGCCAACAAAAAATGAATATCAAAATTTTGGCGTTATGCAAGCAATGGATGTGCTAAATGCTGTGCTTTATACAAAAAAATATATAAATAATGCCAAATTTGAACATCTGCCAGTGATAATGGTAGGCAGCTCACATGGTGGATATCTGGCACATATGTGTGCTAAGATCGCTCCATGGCTAGTTGATGCCGTGATAGATAATAGCTCTTATGCCATATTTTTATGGCGTCTTATCGGCTTTGGTAAAGAGATAAATTTTACTAACTATTTTTGTTTTGGCACTGACACTTTGTATCAAAATTTATATATTTATTTTTTTGATAAGACCTACTGGACACTTAATGAAAAATCACCATACTATTTTATTGACGCAAGAGAAGAGATAAGAAACATCCTAAATTTGGATCATTTAAATGTTCAAAGCAGCTATAAAAAGCCAATTTACGTGAGCTATCACTGTATTTGTGATAAAGAAATAGCTCCAGCAAAGGATAAAATCGAGCTTTACGAGGCTCTTAAGAAGCTAAAATTTGACGCGACGCTTCATATGGTAAAAGATGAGAGTGAGGTTGATGGCAAATTTATAAAGTCCATAACGCATGGCATGGGGATGTCTTATAAACTACTTTTACAAAAAGAGCTTCCCAGTATGATGGAGAAAATTTTATCTCAAAAAAATAAAAAGAGCAGCAAGAGTATTGAGTATAAATGCGGCGATACGATCTATAAATTTAGTGAAGTCTTAGATCAAATAAATCTTGAAATTTTAGATATTGCTTAGTATTTAAAATAGTTAAAACTAGGTGCATAAAGACCTAGTTTTTATCAGTCATTATCTATCTCAAAGTCGTAAAATTCGCTTTCATACTCAACATTTCCTATTTTGCTGTATTGTATAAGAGCTGCTTTTATATTATCTATCTGCTGATACATTAGGCCAAGAGCTATTCTATTTTCGATAGCACTAGCATCATTTAGTTTTGTTAGCTCTAAAAGTGCGATCGCGTTTGATACTTTTCCAGCTCCTGTCGCAGCCACAGATGCTAAAAACAATGTGCCAGCGTCATTTACTTTAAACTCATCGATTGCCTGATTATAAAGTTTATAGCTCTCCTCAAAATCGTTTGTAAAGATATCGACATAGGCTAGAGTTTGGATTAAATTTATATTCTTTGGAGCATTTTTTAGCTCAGCTCTTAACTTATCACGCTCTCTTGTAAGTAAGCCTGAAATTTGAAGTAGCTTGATGTATTGCTTTTTGATGATATCAGCGCCGTGATAGAAAGCGTTTGAATCAAGCTGCTTGCCATTAAAGTGAATTTGTATCGCTTTTGCATACTCTTTGACATTTTGCTCTTTGTTTTTCGAGATGAAATTTAAGATATTTGCAATAATATCATTTGGCAAAATTTTTAGTAGTTCATCAGCTTTCTTTGCCATTAGCTCGTCATTGTTTGTTACTTTTGCGATGATGATATCAAAGGCTAAATTTAGCATTGCCTGCTCTTTTGGCTCTTCAAGCCACCTTATCATCGCACTTTGGTTGCCGCTAATCAGGCTTAGAAGCGAGGCATATAAATTTACAGGCTTTAAACTCTTGTCATTTTCTAAATTTTCGCCGATCTCTTCAATGAGTTTTGGGTTTAAATTTCTATTTATATCTAGACAAATCGCCCCAAAAATACCTGCAAGATGGTTATTTACATCTTGATGATAGCTTGCTATGAAGTGCTTTGCTGCAAGGCTAAAATTTCCAAGCTGAGCGTAGCTTAAGGCGAGGTTGTATTGTAAGATAGAGTGATTTGGATAAGTGCTAGCTAGCTCTTCAAACTCTTTATTCGCTTCTTTTAAGCGGTAGCTTAGTGCTTTTGCGATAGCTTCGCTAAGTTTTGCATTTACTTTTGAAGCAGCTGCACTTTGACTAAGATAGTCATTTGCTGCTGAAGTGTCGTCTAAAAATACGCTAACACCACCTTTTCTTATCTGCTCAATACTCTGTTTTGCATCAAAGACCTTGTAAGGTGCGAAGTAAAAAAGGGTCTCATAGCGCCTTGTTCTATCAAAAAACATATCATCACTAAAGTGCGCCTGAGCTAGGCTGACATCAAAAAGATCAGGCTTTAGTATCGTTTTTATCTTGTAAATTTTGCTTGGCAAAGAAGCATTGTAGTCGTAAACATCTTTGATAAATGCTGCTGCATCGCCGTAGTCAGAAGTTTTTAGATCAATTAGCGCCTCAGTCATCTTGATAAGATCGATATTTGGCGTATTCTTAGAAGCTTTTGTTAGATAATCCCTTGCCTTGTCATATTTGCCAAGTCTTGCGTAAAGTTGAGCTAGAGTGAAGTCAGCCTTAAATGCCTTTTGGCTCTCAAGTTTGGCTATTGCTCTTTCATCATCTCCAAGGAGTGATAAAATTTTTGCACTTAAATACGCATACTCATTTTTATAATCCGCAGTATTTGGATGAGAAAGTGCTTGAAGCGCCTCGTAATAGTTGCCTTTATAGTAGTTTATAAGCGCGTAGTAATAGCTATAAAGTGGCGAGTTGTTTTCATACTGTAAAAATGAATCTGCAAGTCCTATATAGTAGTTAAAATTTTTAGTGTTATTTAGCTCAAGCGAGCAAACGGCAGCATTTATCGCACTAACCGCTGTGTTTTCTCTATCGGTTATAGCTTTGTTAAAAGATACGATCGCCTCATCACATCTTTCTTGTTTCATCTGCGAAACACCGAGGTTGTAGTTTGAGAGAGACTGGTTATAAACAGCTATGTTTTCATAAATTTTTAACGCTTCAAATTTATTGCCACGCTCGTAGAGCTGATTGGCTTTATTTATCATTTCATCGATCTTTGAAGTGCCAAAATTTTGCGTTTGGTAGTTGTTTTCTATATTTTTTACGATACTTGCAGCATCTATGTTCTCTTTTTTGTCTTTCTTTAGCAAGATAACTAGCAAAACCACTATCAAGATGATAAGTACTAGAGCGACCACGCCTGCTATTATAAAGAGCTTTTTATTGCTCTTTTTTACAGGGATTGGCTCCGGGATGCTCTCGTCTTGCAGCACACCCTCACTTGCGATACTCTCAAGTGAGACGATCTCTTCAGGCGCTTCGGCTTTTGCCTCTTCAGGTGCTTCCTGCTCTGCTTGCTCGCCAGGTGGTTTTAAAACTACAACCTCTTCTTCAGCCACTACATATACCTTTTAAGAACTTCTGGAATTTCGATAGTGCCATCTGCCTTTTGGTAGTTTTCCATGATGGCAATAAGCGTCCTACCCACAGCTAGACTTGAGCCATTTAGCGTATTTACAAGCATATTTTTCTTGCCATCTTTAAAGCGAATTTTTGCACGCCTTGCTTGAAAATCACGAGTATTGGAAATAGAGCTAATCTCTCTATATTTACCTTGACCAGGTAGCCAAACCTCAAGGTCTATCGTCTTTGCCGCGCTAAAACCAAGATCGCCACTGCAAAGAAGCATATGGCGGTGAGGAAGTCCAAGGCTAGTTAGTAGATCGCTTGCGCACGATACCATCTCATTTAGCACGTCTTCGCTTTGATCAGGCTTTGTGATACTTACTAGCTCGACCTTTTCAAACTGGTGCTGGCGGATCATACCTCTAGTATCACGTCCTGCTGAGCCTGCCTCTTGGCGGAAGCATGCTGAGTAGCAAGTCATCTTTATAGGCAGCTGCTCGGCTTCAATGATCGTGTCATTGTATAAATTTGTCACAGGCACTTCGCTAGTTGGGATGAGGTAGAGATCCTCGTCACGCACTTTGTAAAGATCCTCTTCAAATTTAGGCAGCTGACCAGTACCAAAAAGTGTGTTTGAACTTACTAGATAAGGGACATTTACAAGCTCAAAGCCTCGCGCGCTATTAAAGTCGATCATGTAATTAACAAGCGCTCTACTTAGCCTTGCTCCCATGCCGCGAAGCACGGTAAAGCGAGATCCTGAGAGCTTTGCACCCCTTTCAAAGTCAAGCCAACCAAGGCTCTCACCTAGCTCCCAGTGCTCTTTTGGTGTAAAGCTAAATTTAGTTGGCTCAAGCACCGTTTTTATGCAGATATTATCGTCCTCGTCCTTACCAAATGGCACATCATCATCGGTGATATTTGGCACGTTAAATGAAATTTGCTCAAGCTTTTCTTCATATTGTTTAACGATCTCATCAGCATCAGAAAGTGCAGCTTTATTTAAATTTAGCTCATTTTTTAGCTCACTTACGTCTTCACCGGCTCTTGCCTTTATGCCAAGTTCTTTGCTCTTTGCGTTTTGGATCGCTTGAAAATTTTCAAGTGCTTTGCGCTTTTGTTTTAGCTCGTTAAAAGTTTGTAAAAGCTCGTCAAGTAGCCCAGCTTTTACATTTTTGCCCTCAAGTTTTTTTACAAATTCATCGTAATTTGTCTCGAGTAGTTTTAAATTTATCATCCTATATCCTTAAACCATAAACATAACTTTTGCAAAAAGTACGATAAAAACTGCCGCTGTTAGCGCAAATGGGTGGATGTTGCCAAGTGGGCTAGGGCGTTTAAATATAAATTTGCAGCTTAAATTTGTTATAACCGCAGCTACAATTAACATCGCTAAGAAAAATTTAATCATAAAAATGATTTGTAAATTTGTCTCAAAGTAGCCTCCAGTCTTTGATCCGACCCAGTTACTCATCATCATGCCTCCAGTTAATACCAAAAGCAAGATACAAAGTGGCATTATCTTAATAGCAACTGATCCGATAGCTTGTTTTGCCTTTTGAGCAAGCTCAGGTGGCATTTTTTTACAAGCTGCCTTAAAAATGATTACATCAAAAAAGAGGTAACCAACAAAGATGATTGCACAAAAAAGATGAACTATCTGTGCGTATGGATATAAATTTTGCATATTTTTCCTTTATTAATAAATTCCGACTGCTTCACGAACTTTTTTTATTGTTGTTTGAGCAACATTACTTGCCTTTTTGGCTCCTATTTCTAAAATTCCAGACACTTCGTCAGGATTATTTTGATAATGCTCAAATTTCTCTCTCGCATCTTTAAAATAGTCCCAAATAAGCTCATTTAGATAAGCTTTAAAGTGCCCATGACCCTCGCCGCCACGCTCATATCTAGCTTGCAGTTCACGCTGCCCACTCTCGTCTAAAAAGAGCTTAGCTATGTTGTAAACATTGCAGTTTTGCCACTGTTTTGGCTCTTCAAGTGGTGTGCCGTCAGTCACTATGCTTGAAATTTGCTTTTTAAGTGTTTTAGCATCGGCAAAGATGTAGATTGTATTGCCGTAGCTTTTGCTCATCTTTTCGCCATTTGTGCCAGGCACGGTGGCGACGTTTTCATCGATCTTTGCCTCAGGCAGTGTAAAAATCTCGCCATGTTCATTGTTAAATTTTATCGCGATATCACGAGCGATCTCGACATGTTGGATCTGGTCTTTGCCCACAGGTACAACCTGCGCATTATAAAGCAAAATGTCAGCTGCCATCAAAACTGGATAGCTAAAGAGTCCGTGGTGCGAACTAAGACCTTTCGCGACTTTATCTTTGTAACTATGTGCGCGCTCAAGAAGCCCCATAGGCGTGTGCTGGCTTAGCACCCAGTAAAGCTCAAGCACGTCTTTAACGTCACTTTGCACCCAAAATATACTTTTATTTGGATTGATACCAAGTGCCAAAAACGCACACGCGGCCTCAAAAGTGTTTTGCTTTAGGGCTTTGGCCTCGCTAAGGCTCGTCATCGCATGGTAGTTTGCTATAAACATAAACATCTCATTTTGCTCTTGCATATCAACCATCTGCTTTATCGAGGCAAAGTAGTTGCCAAGGTGTAGTTTGCCAGATGGTTGAAGGCCAGTTAATACTCTCATCTTATCCTTTCAAATTTTGGCTTTTTCTCGTGAGCGCTTTTGATAGAGATTTGAAATTTTAAGCTTTTGGCAGACTATGTGTCTAGCCTCGGCTTAAAATTTCTACACAACTATCAAAATCATCTCACGATACTTCGCTAAAAATACTTTTTAAATTTTAACGTTACATTAGAGTTTTTGTATCTAATCTAATCTTAAAATTTAACTGGCAGATTATGCGTCTAGCCTTTGCTTAAAAACAAATTTTTACCTCGCCTAAACAAAAAATCTTTGTCAAAACGTTTAAATTTTTAACATCACGTTAGACTTTTTAGTCTAGCTTAATCTTAAAATTTTTATCACACAACTCTCATCGCTTTAGCATTGCGAACAAAGTGAAGCAAAAAAATATCTCACGATACTTCGCCAAAATTTCTAACTACAAAACGTTAAATTTATTTCAAACATTTCAAATTTTAACACCACGCCAGATAGCCATCTAGCCTGATCTTAAAAATTTATCGTTACAAGCAGCAATCACGCTACTTTACAACTAAATTTTTAAAAGCATCCTTATCTCTTTTACGATCTGCTTTGGAGTTTTACCCTCGACTTCGACGATGTAATCAGCCTTTTTCTCATAAAGCTCCTCTCGCTCTAGATGCAAAGCTTCAGCTCTTTTTAGATCGCTTAAAAGTGGGCGTTTGGCGAGTTTTTTCTCGCTATTTTTACTATTTTTTAGTCTTTGCATGATCGCATCAAAACTAGCTTTTAGATAGATCACGGTACCAATTTTTTTTAAATTTTTAACCTTTGCAAAGCCTCCACCTGTTGAGATAATTGCATTTTTGACATTTGTTGCTAGAAATTTGGCAAGATCTTTTTCAAGCTGCCTAAAATGCTCCTCTCCGTATTCTTCAAAGATAGCTTTTATCTTCATATTTTGTGAGCTCTCTAGCAGGTCGTCGCAGTCAAGGTTCATCGTCTTTAGTGCCTTGCTTAGTGCCCTTGCAGTCGTACCTTTGCCAACGCCCATAAACCCTATCAAAACGATATTATTGTTCTTTGTTTTCATCGCTCTCTCCACGTTTTTTAGGGATTAGCACGATAGGCACGCCAGTTAGGTTAAAGCTTTCTCTAAGCTTATTTGTTAAATAGCGTTTGTAGCTAAAGTGCAAGCACTTTGGGCGGTTCATTATAAGTGCTATCATGATAGGTGCGGTCTTAAACTGCACTGCGTAGTAAATTTTCACAACTCTGCCTTTATCTCGTGGCAGTGGGTGTGCCTTGGTCGCTTCGCCAATCACTTCGTTTAGCTTTGAAGTTTGGATTTTTTGGGTGTAGTTTTTGTAAATTTCAATGATAAGTGGATAAATTTTATGCACTCTTTTGCCGCCCAAAGCCGAAACGCTGATGATCGGCGCGTATGAGAGAAATTTAAACCTATCCTTTATCTCTTTGCAAAGCTCGTCAAATTCTTCGCTGCTTTTATCCCATTTGTTTAGCACGATGATGACGCCAAGCTCAAATTTCGAGGCGATGCCAGCGATGCGCTCATCAAGCTCGGTTAGTGGCTCAGAGCTATCAAGTACGAGTAGAGCTACGTCCGTCTCTTCTAAAATTTTCTCAGTTCTATTTAATGCGTATCTCTCGATGCCTTCGATCTTGCCACGCTTTCTAATACCTGCAGTAT comes from Campylobacter concisus and encodes:
- a CDS encoding shikimate kinase, yielding MKTKNNNIVLIGFMGVGKGTTARALSKALKTMNLDCDDLLESSQNMKIKAIFEEYGEEHFRQLEKDLAKFLATNVKNAIISTGGGFAKVKNLKKIGTVIYLKASFDAIMQRLKNSKNSEKKLAKRPLLSDLKRAEALHLEREELYEKKADYIVEVEGKTPKQIVKEIRMLLKI
- the trpS gene encoding tryptophan--tRNA ligase — protein: MRVLTGLQPSGKLHLGNYFASIKQMVDMQEQNEMFMFIANYHAMTSLSEAKALKQNTFEAACAFLALGINPNKSIFWVQSDVKDVLELYWVLSQHTPMGLLERAHSYKDKVAKGLSSHHGLFSYPVLMAADILLYNAQVVPVGKDQIQHVEIARDIAIKFNNEHGEIFTLPEAKIDENVATVPGTNGEKMSKSYGNTIYIFADAKTLKKQISSIVTDGTPLEEPKQWQNCNVYNIAKLFLDESGQRELQARYERGGEGHGHFKAYLNELIWDYFKDAREKFEHYQNNPDEVSGILEIGAKKASNVAQTTIKKVREAVGIY
- a CDS encoding copper resistance protein CopD, which translates into the protein MQNLYPYAQIVHLFCAIIFVGYLFFDVIIFKAACKKMPPELAQKAKQAIGSVAIKIMPLCILLLVLTGGMMMSNWVGSKTGGYFETNLQIIFMIKFFLAMLIVAAVITNLSCKFIFKRPSPLGNIHPFALTAAVFIVLFAKVMFMV
- a CDS encoding DUF2920 family protein, which translates into the protein MLVDESYEILSCDDIELGIKRSSPLSFYSCYDNVKDAKALLVIIPGLGEDSDLGYRANLIRTMAETYDVACISVDYHCIGNRPQLGAKFGLDDIDREILTRELLSIGINLPIDLKSIDCHEKVDLLLKFLSKEITIRKERGILPADFRLNASITMVPTKNEYQNFGVMQAMDVLNAVLYTKKYINNAKFEHLPVIMVGSSHGGYLAHMCAKIAPWLVDAVIDNSSYAIFLWRLIGFGKEINFTNYFCFGTDTLYQNLYIYFFDKTYWTLNEKSPYYFIDAREEIRNILNLDHLNVQSSYKKPIYVSYHCICDKEIAPAKDKIELYEALKKLKFDATLHMVKDESEVDGKFIKSITHGMGMSYKLLLQKELPSMMEKILSQKNKKSSKSIEYKCGDTIYKFSEVLDQINLEILDIA
- the serS gene encoding serine--tRNA ligase, yielding MINLKLLETNYDEFVKKLEGKNVKAGLLDELLQTFNELKQKRKALENFQAIQNAKSKELGIKARAGEDVSELKNELNLNKAALSDADEIVKQYEEKLEQISFNVPNITDDDVPFGKDEDDNICIKTVLEPTKFSFTPKEHWELGESLGWLDFERGAKLSGSRFTVLRGMGARLSRALVNYMIDFNSARGFELVNVPYLVSSNTLFGTGQLPKFEEDLYKVRDEDLYLIPTSEVPVTNLYNDTIIEAEQLPIKMTCYSACFRQEAGSAGRDTRGMIRQHQFEKVELVSITKPDQSEDVLNEMVSCASDLLTSLGLPHRHMLLCSGDLGFSAAKTIDLEVWLPGQGKYREISSISNTRDFQARRAKIRFKDGKKNMLVNTLNGSSLAVGRTLIAIMENYQKADGTIEIPEVLKRYM
- a CDS encoding ABC transporter ATP-binding protein, producing the protein MQNALELKNICKIFGDVKALDDINFEVKKGEWVSVMGPSGSGKSTLVNILSLMDTPSSGIYMLGGDDASNLNADDTLKFRREKIGLIFQQFHLVPYLSALENVMIAQYYHSSVDEEDAKRALEAVGLSHRLTHRPSQLSGGEQQRLCIARSLINDPEILIADEPTGNLDEANERVILDLFCKLRKDGKTILLVTHNPDLGEYGDKIVYLRHGKLEKIRTIENPKVPNEI
- a CDS encoding tetratricopeptide repeat protein, which produces MAEEEVVVLKPPGEQAEQEAPEEAKAEAPEEIVSLESIASEGVLQDESIPEPIPVKKSNKKLFIIAGVVALVLIILIVVLLVILLKKDKKENIDAASIVKNIENNYQTQNFGTSKIDEMINKANQLYERGNKFEALKIYENIAVYNQSLSNYNLGVSQMKQERCDEAIVSFNKAITDRENTAVSAINAAVCSLELNNTKNFNYYIGLADSFLQYENNSPLYSYYYALINYYKGNYYEALQALSHPNTADYKNEYAYLSAKILSLLGDDERAIAKLESQKAFKADFTLAQLYARLGKYDKARDYLTKASKNTPNIDLIKMTEALIDLKTSDYGDAAAFIKDVYDYNASLPSKIYKIKTILKPDLFDVSLAQAHFSDDMFFDRTRRYETLFYFAPYKVFDAKQSIEQIRKGGVSVFLDDTSAANDYLSQSAAASKVNAKLSEAIAKALSYRLKEANKEFEELASTYPNHSILQYNLALSYAQLGNFSLAAKHFIASYHQDVNNHLAGIFGAICLDINRNLNPKLIEEIGENLENDKSLKPVNLYASLLSLISGNQSAMIRWLEEPKEQAMLNLAFDIIIAKVTNNDELMAKKADELLKILPNDIIANILNFISKNKEQNVKEYAKAIQIHFNGKQLDSNAFYHGADIIKKQYIKLLQISGLLTRERDKLRAELKNAPKNINLIQTLAYVDIFTNDFEESYKLYNQAIDEFKVNDAGTLFLASVAATGAGKVSNAIALLELTKLNDASAIENRIALGLMYQQIDNIKAALIQYSKIGNVEYESEFYDFEIDND
- a CDS encoding TlpA family protein disulfide reductase, which translates into the protein MRYKILFLCLVSALVMGCVKQYEKHHITLNDSSGIDTQFFPTEKRLKIGDKPYMLFFFGTDCGVCKAAIPDLNTLEKEYGKEVQFIGVLGPSKGFDKDIELLKEHNITFKTTSDKVSVDYFSKAVGGVMGVPVIYFFDKDGKMRSKFIGLTPKSVLESAIRSLL